CCATCTTCGTTAAAGAAGAGAATATATAATAGAAATTTAGCATGTGAAAATTACCTCCCACCACCACTCCCGCCATTCAACCCTCTTCCATCCCATCCTCTCCGTCCGTACGATGGACTGCGGACGGGATTGGGATTGGGATTGGGCTCGAGGCGCagcccagagagagagagagagagaggagaagacgATCCGTCGCCGAATCCAGCAGAAGATTGGATGACTAACATCCGCCTTATCTCCTCGCCCTGCCAAATAGTCCGTCGGCCGTACAAGGTTGGAGTGGACGGGCGAATCCCATCCACTACAGCCTACTACCTTTTAATCCCttcgtccaaacgggcccttaattcaacaaagcttattatttggtgtgtaCTTGAAAGTTGCATCTAagtcatttttgtgttcatgccttaaaatgatccaagaatggggatgggcggcttggataaacagatacatcacggtgggccctcccATAGAACTACCCGTTTGGGGCCTGAGATAGGCAGGTAGGACGCAATATGTGTCCATGTGTTTTATCCtctacatccatccattttgccagctcatatcAGGGGCATGGTTAGGAAAAgtgagacagatctaaatcttagttAGGCCATatcattaaaaaagaagaagttatgattgaacatctactattaaaaacttccagaATGCTACAAAATAAGTTTATAttcgtgttttcagttcatccatgtctgtgtaagCTAAGTGAgctaatcaacaggttgaatgcaGATAAACGTTACAGTGAACTTtagtaagtttttaacagtgggcgttcaatctctctctctctctctctctctctctctctctctctctctctctctttttccagttaacttgttagtacaccccactgtcagttaacacttcactgttcaTAGTTTTGCATGTGTTCCaactgatatttgaatctgccaTATTTTTTAATCATGCCTTAGCATGAGCCGGCAGCAAGGGTGAGATgagaggataaaacacatgcattgtggtggagCTACATAACTCTTCCAGCACCGGGCAGTACCAAGGTGGGTACTGGCagtgtcactaccgaatccgagtgcCTCAGTTGACCAATCAAAAGCTAAAACACCTTTGAATGAGTTGTATCATCTCTGTACGAGGAGATCCACGTGACCGATTCTTAGATGGACTGGACAGGCACATTGAACAGTGGAAATCGTTTAAAAACCTATCTAGGTCTATACTCTTTTTGGGAGGGGGTTTGAGGCTCCAATGGCACCGGCCGGTACctggcagatgtggggcccacgtgagatATTTCCACCATCCAACTCTTCTATCATATGAGTAACATTCCACAAACCCCCAGCACTCAAAAGCCATCCTGATCTGGTTCCAGGGGTAATTTTTTACTATAGACGTGACCTACCATTTACCTTTTTTATTTGACCCAAACAAAACGTACCTTATAAATCTAGACCTCTACTAGTACGGACAAACCAATAAAGAGAAAAATACTCTAACTTTTTCCAACTGCTTTACCCTAAAAAACAGGGGTATTTTTGTTCAAAACCGTCTTTTTGTACTTGAAAATTTTACTTTGGCAACATAAGCTTTCAactgtaataaaaaataataataataataaaaaaaaaggcataaaaaGGGAGCATCTACAATGCTAATTTTTTTAGGTTCTAGTCCTTAGCCGaatggtagactctgaggagtttcaacacgaggtcttgggttcgaaacccataagtggtgaaatcccactacagcgtgtgTGGGTGTACATcgggtgcgtgtgttaaaaagaaaaaaaagaagaaaaaagagaatcaaagcaTAACATTGATTCTTACAGTTAAAAcatacatagggcccaccataacatttaaatgtaagaactctatttagtgagcctcactgatcaacggtctggattgttatacagttggactggatgattgagtagacaagtgggcctcacttcaggtgatgcgctgtgcagtctatctgcgcagctctgcatactagggctggaatgctatagctgtcttacgcagacagcagattgagttgaactaggatgctacaacgtggagcatgggagagagagttgtgatgggtttcaaactccctctccacagactctataaaagagagctgggtccccaatcctacaccacagcagaaattcgagtcccatctactgatttgcagaaagggtgtgaaggagaggaaaatcctaagttctacaggtattctggtattcttatccggctttcatggcggcgtctcagctaggtaagttatccgacccctgatcgccatgtcccatgcacagacagatccgtgggcctattccgcatctaGATTAGATCCCACATTAAATTCTATCCAATTGGTCACACagaacctggatgaagaggaaaaacaaatatcataccaCCACCCCCCaatgctttttgtagtgtggttcacttgatctttgcatCTGTCTTAATTTTTAGCTCAAGCTTTAAGAAGATGTCACCGAAAGAATAAATggattgaatataacacatacctcataatgggacccatggaacttggtgacatcagcaCACCCATCAAGTGAGTGGTGTGTGTTACAAAAGCCAATCAGCTTCCGGTCCAAAAGAGGCTTGATTTAGGGCTTTGCATGTTTTATGAGGGGCGAGGATTGCCTAATGTTGCCAGCCAATATGTTGAAATTTGTGGTCTTCAAAAATCAAAATACtaaaaaaaatttaggattttcgtTTTGTCACCGAAATGCCTTTtggaaatttcaaatgaaaagtATGGTGTGTAATTTTGTCCCATATTGGatatgaaaagagaaaaatcGTGGTTTATATGTAGGGGCGTGTAATATTCTTAATCGGAATTTTGAAAATTGAGACGCTCGGGTTATTTAGCATGGGAACACGTGCGCGCACTCAGGCACCAATCAAATCTCTCCTCATCCATCAGATCCTCCTAAATTTTACATGATTCCGGTGAAACGAAaataatttactttattttatttttaattttcagtaTTTCCAATACATTTTTCCAACACAATAGGATCGtattctatgagccccaccatgatgtatgtgtttatctacACTATGCATCCATatttttttagggcatgaaccaaaaaaaggcaccacaccattggaagcatTGGTGattaatatccaccattaaagctttggatgatatttgtgttttctctttgtcCAGGTTTGTGTTACCTAATCAacgtggatggcaaataaacattacagtggattctaggaagttttcaacggtgagtgtccaatgaccactgttttcttgtaatgtggtctactttaaATTcgtatctttctcatttttggactcatttaCTAAAATTATTTGCAAAATTAGTCAAATtacctggataaaacacatacatcataggaggAGCTCACACAGCAGTCCAGTACCCACCTTGACAGGGTCACTGTAATCCGCGTCCTATTGGAGTGTGATGTGGCCTTGTTGGATTCCGTGATCGCATTGATGGACCCTACATCTGCCCGGTGCCTGGAGCAGGCCCTGAGTAAAATAAATGCACTTTCCGAGCACTGTATTTCATGGTGCATGTTGCTTGTTCTTCATGTGGgttatattttagtttttttttttaataaaattaaaaatgatcTAAATCTCATGACCAATACCCATAAATAAAGACTATATAGAGGCTCACCTGAGTTCGTGAgaaccttttattattattattattattattttaagattATATTTACATGGGAGTGCTCAAGAAGTAGTCCCTGATGATGTGGCACAAGAGTATGGCCCCAGAATTTGGTCAGGTACATCACCACCGTACAAAGTAGAAGAAAAAACAaatctgtcccttgcctttgtGGACCCTGTGGTTAGGCTGCACTTTAAAATTAAAGTCATCACATCCTCTTTTCCATCATCTCACTATCTGGTGTTGAGCGTCAGCTGCCATTCATTTTATTATCAGGAAGGGTGGGTTGTTCTAATAAATGGAATTATAACTTGAGTTGGAATGAACTTGGGtccttggatccttactcttgctcgggtggtagactctcaggagtttcaacatccggtcaagggttcgggtattcataggcggtgaaatcccattgtggcgtgagtgtgtggtggtgtgtgtgagtgtgtaaaaagaaataaaaaataataataataatactaaaaaGCTTGGGTCCTTACTTATACCTTAGGTGGTAGAGTTGActaagagtttcaacacgggattatgggttcgagtacccattgtgcgAGGCGGATTTCCTGGGGAAGCCTTTCAAGGGGAAGTTCTCGTGCAATGAtactgagcagggcccacctacatttgtgagaaatccaagtACCGTCAAAGCATTCCtaaagccataaaagttttgtattcggctatattttttgtgttttcggtatcccatttaaaatgactttataaaaggtttggataacacatagacatcatggtggagcccaagaaggttttaacggtaagaatttctttttccaattttccctctcgcctgacccacttgagttttgtatcccaTTCAATTTTAGTTGCACAtgttaaaatgagctcacaaaacggatggacagaatgaatttctcacatacattacaatgagccccACCCAACATCTTTGGGCAGGAACTTCTTGTAAATGCTtgagcaggaaatccgcatcccccgTTGTGGTGAAATCCCGCCATGGTGTGGGTGTATATAAGGTGTGAGTGTACgtgtaataataaaaaaaaaaaaaggaatgaacttgtaagggcctgtttggatgccacttACTGTCACTTAAATTTGCTTCTATTAAATTAGATGGATCATTTAAAGATGTTGAAGTATTTTATGTACTTTGGTTTTGTGTTATGTGTAAAACGGTTGCTACGGTAAGGTGATAGAgacttgtaaaatatttaaacttttattatttttaaaaataataatgttGATACTCAAGCCCATAAATGTGAATTCAAGGCAGGAGTTGATCCGCAAATTAATTAACCAAGCACATATGATATTTACATACATCATACATGGGATGTGACTCCCCACTACATAGGCTTGAGCCAGTAAAAACCGGTCTTTTCTATTTGTTTTCTTATATTTGGACATACTGTGGAAAGTGGTCATGTAAATTGGTATTGCATTCCTTGTGATTCGTGTTGTGTACATGACGTCTCCAGGTTAGAGATCTCTCCCATCTCTCTGCTACGTCTCCTCCTAAgagacaatctctctctctctctctctctctctctctctctctcatatgtgaATGTACATCTTTTTATGTGAAGCTTAGTTTGTATAGTTATGTGCTTTCTCTTGCGTGATCAATAAAAAAGTTAttaattcattttttgagataagtcttatatttatgtttttcttatttttaatgtAGAAGAAAGTTTTATATTGCTATCCGGTGGAATAAGTATATTGTCGAACTACATAAATCTTTGTATCTCTTGTTTAGATTTGACACTTTTTGTGTGTGTTTAGAATCGCATATGTTAATTGTTATGGAAAAATCTAGAGCATGTCCCGAGTTATAGTTGACTTGTAGTGCTCTTTGAGTAGCAAGGTCTGATGAGGTGATGCTGAGCTAGACTTAATCTCATCCGCTTGAAGTAAGCTCGGACTCAGCCCCAATATGCAGTGCCACATCGAGCAGCAAAGGTTCGGACATTAAAATCGACAAGTCAGCTCACACAAAGATGTGACCCACTATCCTATTGAAAAACCACCCCCACTAACACACAAGCAATAACCGTCGGTGCATGATCGCGGAATAACCGCATAATTGTCTACAATCAGCATGCGCATTGATCGTGGTTAGAGGACAAGATCGTGCCGAGAAAGATGGACATGTTCGCTTCAATTGAAAGGTATAAATAACGATCAAATACACAAGGACAGGTATGCTAAATCTCTCACGCGAAACCTACCCCCACTACTTAGACTCAGAtttctagcctgactttggcattggagggtcccttgctctggccagggtctcctttgtctttctCTTGTGCAGTTTCACAAGGCTCAGCTCAAGTGCTTGGAGCTCGGcgaagggtgaaccagatttttgcatcaacgtTTTGGCGCCGTATGAGGGAATTCGAGACAAAAAGTCTTTGTAACTTTGTCAGAAATGGCTAAGTGAAAGAGGAAAGCACTTCCAGCACCAGTGGCAGAACCCGAGCCCGTTGTACAACGATACTCATCTTCGGTGTTGCATGCTGAATCAACCCCAACAGGACCGTCTTAACGGACTCAGAGCCGTGGAAGCAAGTATCGGGCATTGCAGAACCAAGTGCAGGTGTTGGTCAATGAAATCAACAAAATGAAGCAGCAACAGGCGGCGGGACAGCAGCCGCCCCTCAATCAAGGGGAAGACGCTCCAGTCGCAGTAGGGCGGCCTGTTCTAGTAAGTTCACAAGCAGGAGCATCCCTGAGTATGTCGGCTTGGGTCCTAACTCACATCTGAAATGCAGCAACCTGAGTCCCAACTTATGTGTCTGAGACCTCGGCCTTAGCCCTAACTGACCTCCGCCATGAATtggaaaggaggagaaggggcggGATGCCCGAGGCTGAAGCTCATCCTGAAATTGTCACCGAGAATAAGGATCCATGGGAAGCCCAGCTTGACGAACTCCAGAACTAGATTAAGAGCATGCAGCGGGATCGCCAGAAGCAGACTCCAACTGCAGTAGAAGCAATGATGAAGGAGACCGAGCCTCCATTTACTAATGAAATTATGAGTGCAACAATGCCTCTAAGGTTCAAGATGCCTCCCATCATTCAATACTTAGGTTCTGGAGATCCGACAGAACACATGAAGTCTTATCGCTCCTGGATGCAGATTCAGTCAGTGTCGAAGGAGATGATGTGAAGAGCATTCTCCATAACCCTCATAGGGGTTGCGAGAAGCTAGTACCGACAACTCAAGCCAAAGTTGATCAGTACGTTCGCTGAGCTTAGTAGAGCCCTCTTGACGCAGTTCATTGTCAGGAAGAAGAGTCGAAAGCCATCAACTCACCTCCTCACCCTCAAGCAGAAGAGCGGAGAATTGTTGAAAGACTACATTTCTCAGTTTAACAAGGAGGCGTTGCAAGTCAATGACTACTCCGACAAGATGGCCCTGACCGCAATGATCAGCGAACTCAAAGACGGGAGGTTCCTCTTCTCAATAGGGAAGAATCCCCCAACTAATTTGAGCAATCTCGTAAATCGAGCTTAGAAATATACTAACGCTGAGGAGTTCTTTAGCTCACGGAAAAGTGCCCAAAGCTCAGAGCACCCATCTGAGGATGAGAAGTGCAAGGATGCCCCATCTCAACCTAGTATGAGTAGGAAGAGATCAGATGAGGATTTGTCTCGCGGCCAAAGGCTGAATAGGAAACCCAAAAGTCGATTCAGCTCGTATAACCCCCTCAACACTTTTCGAGAGCAGATCTTATTGGAGATCCGAGACAAAAGGCTATTACATTGGCCGAGTTGCATGAAGATCGAAGCGGGTCAGCGAGACAAACACAAATATTATTGCTTTCATCGCAACCATGCGCATAACACCAGCGATTGTGTCAACTTGAAGGAGGAGATTGAGACCCTTATCCGCAAGGGTCACTTATGTCGGTACATAAAAGAAGAGAAGCAGACTCGGAACGACGAGCAATCAGGCAGAGCTACGGGCGATGGTACTGAGATCCAGACGATATACGGTGGTCCATCCGAAGGTGGCGATTCGAACCAGGCCCATAAAGCTCATGCTCGGAGCACCGACCTCGGGCACTACATACGCTTAGCTGACAGGCCAAGAAAGGAGCTCTGAGTCAGCCCGTGCAGTCTTATGTTCACAGAAGATGACGCATGCGGGATTCAGTATCCTCATGATGATGCCTTGGTAGTCGCGATGATGATAGTCAATCATAAGGTATACCACATCCTGGTCAATACTGTGAGCTCAGTCAATATCTTGTACTCCGAGGCATTCGACAAGATGGGCATCAATAGGTCATGCCTCAGACCTGTCCGAACCCCGTTGCACGGCTTCGCAGGCGATAAAGTTATCTCGGAAGGGGCGATCTCTCTCCCGATCACAGCAAGGGAATAACAAAACCAGGTCACCCTATTGGTGAATTTTTTGGTGGCAAATACACCGTTAACACACAACATTATCATCGGACGCCCATCTCTTAACGCCATGAGGGCGGTGGTATCCACGTACCACCTTATGATGAAGTTTCCTGCTGTCGGGGGAGTCGGTTATGTCAAAGGCGATCAGCGAGAGGCTCGACGCTACTATTCCATAGCAGTAAGAAAAGGCTCAGCAAAGCAAGCTTTCACAATTGGTATGCTCGACCCCAAAGAAGATACCTCAATGGAGAGTTCCCCTGTGGAGGACCTATAACCAAATAGCCACGCATTCCTCGGACAAACAGAAGACAACATTCATCACAGACAAGGGACTTTATTGCTATCGGGTCATGCCCTTCGGGTTAAAGAATGCAGGGGCAACCTATCAGCAACTGGTAAACAAGATGTTCACCTGTCAAATCATCAAGACCATGGAAGTTTATGTCAATGATATGCTAGTGAAAAATGTCAGATCAACTAACCACACCTCGGATTTGGCCGAGGCTTTCTCCATCCTTCGAAAGTATCAGATGAGACTAAACTCGACCAAGTACGCGTTCAATGTGGGTTTGGGTAAATTCCTCGGTTTTTAAGTCAGTCGAAGGGGAATCGAGGCTAATTCGGAAAAGATAGGGGTTCTCCTGGATATAAGCTCACCTCAGAATTTGAAAGAGGTCCAATACCTCACAGGGAGAGTAGCCGCGCTCAACCACTTCATCTCCAGAGCCACGGACAggtgcctccccttctttcaaTAGTTGAAGGGTAGTAAGAAGGCAGAATAGACTCTTGAGTGCGAACAAGATTTTCAGCAACTGAAGGAGTATTTGGgatcacccccattgctgtttaaaCCAGAGAAAGGGGAGCTGTTGTTCCTCTATTTAGCTGTGTCTTCCTCGGCCGTCAGCTCAGCGCTCGTCAGAGAGTCTGGAGGAAAATAGTACCTAGTCTACTATGTCAGCAAGGCGTTAGTCCCAGCTGAAACAAGATATCCAGATATGGAGAAACTCGCCTTAGCTCTGATTGTTTCAGCTCGACGGCTACGCCCATATTTCCGAGCACACTCCATAATTGTCCTTACAGATCAATCCCTTCAACAGGTACTACAGAAGCCTGAAGTGTCTGAACGGTTGATTAAGTGGGCAGTTGAGCTCAACAAATTcgatattgaatattgattttatagtggAATTCACCGCTCAGAATAGTGAGGACAGGTCATTAGGTTCAGACGCACCTACTGACTTGGTAGAGACCCTGCGGTTCCTCCCATTCCTTAGCCTGCTGGAGAGACTAGGGCAGAGGATAAATGGACGTTGTTCATAGATGGATCATCGAACTCGAAGCGAGGGGGAGCTGAGATCGTTTTAGTCGCCCCTGACGTGAACATTCAATATGTGATAAGGCTCGGATTCCGAGCCTCAAATAATGAAGCAGAGTATGAAGCGCTGTTAGCTAGACTCAGATTAACAGCCACCATAGGGTCTGAGCCTTGAATGTTAAGTGCGACTCTCAGCTCGTCGTAAATCAGGTGACTTCTGAGTATGAGGCGAAAGAAGCCAGAATGATagcttgcataagtgaagctcggAAGTTAATAGGGAAGTTCCAGGAATGCAACATCAACCAGATACCAAGGGTCAAAAATTCCTGAGTCGATATGCTTGTCAAGCTTGCTTTGACGACTAAAGGGAGAATCCCAAGATTCGTCCCAGTGGAGTTCTTGAGTAAGCCGAGTATCAACGATCATGCTCCAGAGGTCGTCCAACCCATGCAGACTATCCCGAGTTGGATGGACCCGATATTCGAGTTCCTCAGGAATGGCAAGGTTTCTGAGGACAGATTGGAAGCCCAACGCCTAAGGATTAGATCGGCACGGTATGTTATCATCGGAGACATCCTATACAAGAAGGGATTTTCCCAACCATATCTGAGGTGTCTGCGACTAGACGAGGCAAAGTATGTGATTAAGGAAATCCATGAAAGAATATGCGGAAATCACTCTGTGGGTAGAGCCTTGGCACAAAAGATCATTTGTCAGGGATACTTCTGGCCAACAATTCAAGTTGACTCCAGAGATTTTACTCGAAAGTGTGACAAGTGTCAAAGATTCACGACTGTTCCCAGACAGCTGGTGGAAGAATTGACCCCCATGAGTGGACCTTAGCCATTCACTCAATGGGGAATCGATATCATCGGCCCGCTACCCCAGGGTAAGGGACAAACCAAGTACGCGATCGTAGCAGTGGATTACTTTACCAAGTGGGTCGAAGCAGAGCCCGTCGCTAAGATTACCAAACAAAAGGTAACGGACTTCATCTGAAAGAATATTATCTATCGATTTGGCATCCCGTACACTATTATCTCAAACAACGGGAAGCAGTTCAATAATGATAAGTTTAGGAGTGTGTGTCAGAGGCTCGGCATCAGGAATCTCTACTCTTCACCTCGACATCCTCAGTCAAATGGCCAAGTAGAGGCAATAAATAAGATTATAAAGGGTCATCTCAAGACGAAGTTGGAAAAGGCGAAACACGGGTGGATCGACGAGCTCTCGTTTGTGTTGTGGGCATACAGGACTACAGCTTGGACGACAATAGGGAAACGCCATTCTCCCTTTCCTATGGTGCTGAAGCAATCATTCCAGTTAAGATAGAACTCCCCACCGCCCGAGTGCCATGACAGGCAGAATGCCGACCAAATGACGATGAGCCTCGACTGGATCGAAGAATTGAGAGatactatcacgccccaaactcgaaaaacgggctcacaaaattctcgatcccggcactcacgtgaccgattccgatcctgggatcctacaaggaggatttttaatatgattttttttttgtaatggagcataaccacaagtataaccaagtcataaaggcaacatcatcatcacatatccactaatataatcatttgagtataatgctgaaaggaaaatacatatgtcaaaatcaaagctccagaagttagctacaagctccaagctccacgctgctgtaacctaacatcacttgcacgcatctatcatgcataagcttatagaaagcttagagagtggtgtaagtgtgtacacaaggtaagtgccaagtaagcaatatcagagtaatcagagtaagcagaagtactgacaagtccatgagtcatataatatcagggtaTACAATGCAAatcaactatgtaaatgaggTGTTAGagcaagccaaatattagatgccgaggatacaatgccataaatcatgcaatatcgaaataagcgaaaatatactgataagtctatgagtgccatcagctataccaaggctatgcgatacaaggcgtgagtactaacggccatatcaatacagaaacatgacaacccaaaatgctaagtactgcagatgcaatgcgatatgcggtgcaaatgaaatgaccaagctggagtgaagtcgggatgatagtacgtagtatcgcaggctgtggggtccatcacaagggacttctatccaaaccagtcccatacctaaatttggatagtcagactcaatgtggtaaactcttgatctcaggttaatcgcgcgcccaaccaaaatcctagccatgtgaaggtacacgacaattagttgtgcaccactagcccgagtagatagtgaatgaaacaaatgcataattatgcaactcctactcaataagtccacatatcagtacggttcctctttgagaaatcaccggggtctattacactccaaaccagattgtcgtcccatcgtgcgcaacaaggtgagtggaagagacctcactatccgccttccaatatcgggcccggctcgtcgatagcggactcattcctcgagctagtcagactcagcctagtattgccccctcctcttgggcaggtaaggccgtacccccttccaaccgaccacgacacagtgggaaacgcggcctaactgtatacggctctcatgggctcatgcatccactcggtctagacgttggagcaacctttagaactaagagggttctgggactttcactcaagga
This DNA window, taken from Magnolia sinica isolate HGM2019 chromosome 14, MsV1, whole genome shotgun sequence, encodes the following:
- the LOC131226031 gene encoding uncharacterized protein LOC131226031; amino-acid sequence: MLVKLALTTKGRIPRFVPVEFLSKPSINDHAPEVVQPMQTIPSWMDPIFEFLRNGKVSEDRLEAQRLRIRSARYVIIGDILYKKGFSQPYLRCLRLDEAKYVIKEIHERICGNHSVGRALAQKIICQGYFWPTIQVDSRDFTRKCDKCQRFTTVPRQLVEELTPMSGP